The genomic DNA tgagaaaTGTTCgtgaaagtgcgatgacagaagagagtaagcacacatgtgttttcaAACAATAGTTATTACGTTTagctaagcataccatgagcaaaattctatgtaactagcaagtaggcaataaaagcATAAACCATaccacctatagtgttgagtcttgcacgtggagtgaagcgtcgttgtagatcgttgagcactatacaggttatagtctggtttttacCAAAAagctttttccctttttaaaaccaagttcactataaccaatgcctctgataccaatctgtcacacccccaaaatccactcgcggagtatcaccgcttggaggcgtgactgaccaggatcaagccaccaatcatattgaacattataagtattaaataaaattcaaccacacaatatgaaaggtgttcaaaacaaacgCATAGTtaaagtattcagcggaagcataaatgtaaaaaccccaacataagtaataagtttataaagtgtaaatgtttaacatggattCAACAGTCCATGTCCTCACAACGACttcgcctcccgtgcaagctccaagaatacctaacgacctgcaaggcatgtaacaacgagtcaacaacaaagttgagcgagttcacagttggttgtttagttttaccagtttgtTCTGAAATCAtgagttgtttcgtaaaccacaaGTTAACCAGTCCTTTTGTTTCCTAAACCATAACCATAATctgtggggggcttcccctgtgaaccactagaccaaaCCAtgtcgactactaacgaaatataagttgtgccccacatcagtgtctatcatcactgacagtttgccatagtccattagtacacgcccgttcgaacgacacggtgtgaggtttgttaaacctaatagcgctattaactagtaactcgctcgccatcggcctcggcgattaagtcgatataaagaggagggacttcatgatagagttttgtctagtaagttaaggttgttgtcctacccaaggaggacgaacgtacgtagttctacccaaggagaatacgcaagagttatagtggcatcctacccaaggaagATGatcgtacatatcctacccaaagAGGATATGTAGATTACCGTTTTAGTTCtttttaacccattcccaacccttgggaatcccatgccttgtagaaagtgtgaactcaccttggtttggtcggtatgctaaactatgtgctcacaagtaatcagtcaagtcctatagtatttcacgtatacacaatcagtacATGTTTGTAAGGTTCCACATACACTCTATGCCACAAAGTGTGTttgacagttaacatcatgtaACAAATAAGCAGTTAGTCAATCCATACAAGGTTCCAAGGTACTTGCAAGTTCCTTAACTAAGTTATCATGTTCAACAGAGTTAACATATTCTAACTGAATTAATAAACTAAACAGAATTAACATACTTAACAGAGTTGCTAGGCTTAACAGAATTAATAACTAATAAGGTTGAtaaacttaacagagttaataaaTTACTAGAGTTAACAACTAACAGATTTAGCAAACTAACAGAGTTAATCAAGTAAATAACTTAACTGAGTCACAGACTTAGCGAAGCTAATATGCCAGAACACTAACGAACATCAGATGTGACGAAATCACAGGCTTGGCGAAAACCCCTATCGGCGAAAACCCTtatgtgatgaaaacacttgttgACGAAAATCCTTATTGACGAAAACCCTCCAGGTGACAAAATCCTAAGGGTTTTCGTCGGGCAGTGTTTTCGTCGAGTGATGGTTTTCGTCGGCGAGAGGCATGGCGAAAACACTTGTGTTTTTGCTGGTCCTGTGTTTTCGTTTAGGCGGTGTTTTCATCATTAACACGGTTACATAATCACAGAACCCTAGTTACACTCTAACAGTTACATCTCTTCATCATATCATCATTCAATCGTCAACCAGTCATCAGTAAGTTATTGAAATCATCAAGTATTCATCATGACTTTAACACAGACTCCATTTATGCATACAACAAATTGATTACATAACGCCTCATCAAACACTATTAGCAAGTTAACATGCTCACGTATTCCTCATCACATTCATATCATCCAATATCAATCAGATCAACCCTAGAACTCTAAATCATCATCAAGTTTCACATACAATAATATAACTGATCTTATCATGCATAGCAAAATCAGAGCACTATGAACATCCATTTGAAACTGAAGTTAATTTAAATGTGAAAACACTAACCAAACAAAGAACGACCCAACCCGGAGGATCTGACTTCGAATAAGGGGAGGGCAGCCGTCGGGTTTCAAAGAAAAGCGAGAGAGAGAAGGATAGGTGATTAGGGTTTGTCAGTTATCGAATTTGTGCGCACAGATTAAACAAATCCTATATTCAATCGTTACTGGACTGAAGCCCATGAGTTGATTTCGCCGGCCTGCTCTTGACGAAAACACTAATGTGTTTTCGTCCATGAGTGTTTTCATGAGGAGGAGGATTTCGGCTAGGGAGGTGTTTTCGGCTGGGGTTCATTTTGTTGCTTTTAATTTTTCACATACATTATAGATACAAAGCCTTTTATTAACACATCAAACATATATATAGCACACTTTGCAAATAAGTAATAAGTTTGGTCGAGTAGAGACCTTGAAAACTTAGGTTGTCATAGCATAAGTTTCACACCCCTTACCAAAACCCCTCAGGAGATCCTTGCAACAGAagaagtcaagcaaaactttCGGCCTCCTAGGCCTTTCCCCAAAAGCAGGAAGAACGAAAATTCCACACGGTACTGTGAATTTCATGAAGAAAAGGGGcaccacaccaatgattgcttccagctTAAGAAAAGGATCGAAGAAGCCGTTAAGTCCGGGGAACTTGCTCACTTGGTGAAGGGAGTAAgagacaaaatggctgaaggaaagggcaaggaagtcaatatggtggaTTTTAATGGAAGGGTTCCACACAAAAGgcagcggttggaagcttgggagcttcagtgtgtttgcTTCCCTCCAACGGAGAAAGACCCTCTTTCAAACCCTCTTGTGGTTGAGGCTACTGTGGGAACATTACAAACGAGCagagcatacatagacactggtGCTGCCACCGAAATCATGTTTGAGAAGTTCTTCAACCGTTtgagcaatgaagaacgttcaaggctccaaccctccgggacctccataaaaggtattgccgACATACCCCTTAAGCCTTTAAGGCAACTGACCCTTGATGTTCGATTCAGTGAAGGTCAGAAGGAGAGAGTCCAACCactcacctttgtggttatcaatatACCTTCAAACTATGATGTGATCATTGGAAGGTCGGGGCAGTGTGCATTCTATATGGCTgtgtctgttggccatggcactgtcaaatTTCCTACCGAGAGGggaatagcaacccttcaacctactCAGGAGGCCTACATGGTTGAAGGTGAAAGTTCCAAAagtgaagaagacaagcaaaggctaATCATAAAACCTAAGTACCCTGAGCAGAGGATAAGGGTCAATCCAAGCCTTTCACAAGAAACCCTC from Helianthus annuus cultivar XRQ/B chromosome 7, HanXRQr2.0-SUNRISE, whole genome shotgun sequence includes the following:
- the LOC110866602 gene encoding uncharacterized protein LOC110866602 gives rise to the protein MAEGKGKEVNMVDFNGRVPHKRQRLEAWELQCVCFPPTEKDPLSNPLVVEATVGTLQTSRAYIDTGAATEIMFEKFFNRLSNEERSSEGQKERVQPLTFVVINIPSNYDVIIGRSGQCAFYMAVSVGHGTVKFPTERGIATLQPTQEAYMVEGESSKSEEDKQRLIIKPKYPEQRIRCPEDMTGIPRSISEHELKIPPNVKPVVQKKRSLEPERSLATCQEVEKLVSAGIL